The Treponema primitia ZAS-1 genome window below encodes:
- a CDS encoding ribosomal-processing cysteine protease Prp, translating to MIRVEAALDKAGLLRSCRVEGHAGAGPKGGDIVCAAVSVLTRTALQVLSQREGITVRGEAPERGIVRIEIDYTGQGREFLSAAGAFLLEGLKSVAGEYPDYCTMHISTEE from the coding sequence ATGATACGTGTCGAGGCGGCTTTGGATAAGGCGGGACTACTGAGGTCCTGCCGGGTCGAAGGCCACGCCGGGGCGGGGCCGAAGGGCGGCGATATCGTATGCGCCGCCGTATCGGTCTTAACCAGGACGGCCTTGCAGGTCCTTTCCCAGCGGGAGGGGATCACGGTTCGGGGGGAAGCCCCTGAACGGGGAATTGTCAGAATAGAGATCGATTATACCGGCCAAGGGAGGGAGTTCCTTTCCGCAGCCGGCGCCTTCCTGTTGGAAGGGTTAAAATCGGTCGCCGGGGAATACCCGGATTATTGTACCATGCATATATCAACGGAGGAATGA